The nucleotide window TCGCTCAGGTAGATTTTCTCGGTTTCGGTGTACTCGCGGATGTACGCGGCGATGATCTTCCGCAGCTCGGTCACGTCGAGGCGGGACAGGTCGTACACCTTGAGGGCCGCGAACTTCGCGAACAGCCGTTCCAGGATGCGCGCCCGGTGGCGGAGCAGCGGGTCCAGCATGGTCGGCGACGGGTCGCCCGGGGGGCGCGGGGCCGGCGCCGCGATCAGGCCGCTGCCGGGGCGCGGGGACGCGGTGATCGAGCCCGGGCGCGGCAGCGCCGGGGTGGAGACGGGCGCCGGGGCCTTGGCCGCGGGCGAGGCGGAGCCGGTCGCCGGCAGCCCCGGCTGTGTGGCGGTCGCGTCCTTGGGGGGCGCGGCCGGCGCCGGGGCCGCGGCTTCGCGTATGAACGACACCGTCGCGGGTTGCCCCAGCACCTCCGGCGGGATCAGGGCCAGGGCGCGGAACCCGTTCGGCAGGCGGACGTCGAACAGGCTCATGCTCGCCAGCACGGGGCCGACCGGCTCGGCCTGGGCCGCGATCCGATCCAGGGTGCCCCGCAGGTGCCCTTCGTCGCGGAACTTCACGCTCGTCGGGAGCCACTGCGCGGCGTCGCGGCGCACGATCACCATGCCCGGGCCGACCACCATGACCTCCCGCGCCCCCGGGTCGTTGAACAGCTCCTCGAGCGGGCCGTAGCCGAACAGCTCGCGGTAGACCTCCTCGAGCAGCCGGTCGCGGTCGGGCTTGGCGAACCCCCGGGCCTCCTGGTCGACGACCTGCTCGGCGTACTGCTTCAGGCTCTGGCGCAGCAGCGACTGCGGCATCCGCTTCGAGGAGCCCATGTCCAGGCGCTCCTCGAGCCGTGTCAGCACCCGCTTGCGGGCGGCCTCGAAGTGTACCGGGGTGAACCCGATCGGCCCGGCTTGGCCCGCGGAAAGGTACGTCGAAGCGGACGGACGCTGCGGCAGCATGGCGGCAACTTCCACGACGGGGGACGGACTGGGCCAACACGAGCTTAGAACGCGTTCCGCCCGTGTGCCCCACGTTCCCCGGTAACGGGGCACGAAGGGCCGCCACATTTTACCCCGGTCGCCCTCTTGACGCGGGCCGAATCTTCGTTTAACGTTCGCCCCTAAGTTCACACGGCCCACACCCTCGCGGGGCCGTGCGCCGGCCGGACGGTCTCGATCAGCACCCACGGATGGGCCGCTCCCTTCACGGGTCAGTAGCCCCGCACCGAATGACGGCTCTACCAACCAGCTCCCGCTCCGCGGACCCGCTCGCGTTCTACCCACACTTCCGGGCCGGGGCCGACGGGCTCACCCTCGCGACCCCGGCCAAACTCAACCTCTTTCTCGAAATCGTTCGGAAGCGGCCGGACGGGTACCACGACCTCGAGTCCCTGATGGTCGCGGTCGAGCTGTACGACACGCTCGAGCTCCGGGCCGTGCCGGGCGGTGCGGTCGAGCTGCGGTGCGAACCGGACACGCTCGGTTCCGGCCCCGACAACCTCGTCCACAAGGCGGCGGCGGCGCTGCGGGCGGTGGCCGGTCGGCCCGACCTGGGCGCCCACATCCGGTTGACGAAGCGCATCCCGACGCAGGCCGGGATGGGGGGCGGGTCGAGCGACGCGGCGGCGGCGCTGGTCGGCTTGAACGAAATCTGGAAATTGGGGCTGACACGCGAGCAACTCGTCGCTATTGCCGCGTCCATCGGTTCGGACGTGGCCTTCTTCCTGGCCCTCCCGGCCGCGTGGTGCACCGGGCGCGGGGAAATTACCGCGCCCGAGCCGCCCCCGCGGCGCGCCCTCGACTTCGTGCTGGTGCTGCCGCCCGTCGGCGTGAGCACGCCGGCGGTGTTCAAGCGGCTCGTGGTGCCGGTCGGGCCGGTGGGCGGCGACCGCCTGCGGGCGGCGTTCCGCGCCGGCGACCCGGCGGCCGTCGGGGCGGCGCTCTTTAACCGGCTGGAGCCGGCCGCGTTCGGGGCCGAGCCGCTGGTGGGGCGGCTCCGCACGCGGCTCGCGGAGCTGCACCCGGCCCCCTGCGGGGCGCTGATGTCGGGCAGCGGCTCGACGGTGTTCGCGGTGTGCCGCGACCGCTCCCACGCGCTCGAAGTCGCCGCGGCGTTCCGGAACTCGCGCCCGGCGGATGAGCCCGAATCACGTGTCCTGATCGTTCGCGGCGTCGCGCTCTGATTTCGTTCAGATCCCGCTGAA belongs to Gemmata obscuriglobus and includes:
- the ispE gene encoding 4-(cytidine 5'-diphospho)-2-C-methyl-D-erythritol kinase; this encodes MTALPTSSRSADPLAFYPHFRAGADGLTLATPAKLNLFLEIVRKRPDGYHDLESLMVAVELYDTLELRAVPGGAVELRCEPDTLGSGPDNLVHKAAAALRAVAGRPDLGAHIRLTKRIPTQAGMGGGSSDAAAALVGLNEIWKLGLTREQLVAIAASIGSDVAFFLALPAAWCTGRGEITAPEPPPRRALDFVLVLPPVGVSTPAVFKRLVVPVGPVGGDRLRAAFRAGDPAAVGAALFNRLEPAAFGAEPLVGRLRTRLAELHPAPCGALMSGSGSTVFAVCRDRSHALEVAAAFRNSRPADEPESRVLIVRGVAL
- a CDS encoding type II secretion system protein E, whose amino-acid sequence is MLPQRPSASTYLSAGQAGPIGFTPVHFEAARKRVLTRLEERLDMGSSKRMPQSLLRQSLKQYAEQVVDQEARGFAKPDRDRLLEEVYRELFGYGPLEELFNDPGAREVMVVGPGMVIVRRDAAQWLPTSVKFRDEGHLRGTLDRIAAQAEPVGPVLASMSLFDVRLPNGFRALALIPPEVLGQPATVSFIREAAAPAPAAPPKDATATQPGLPATGSASPAAKAPAPVSTPALPRPGSITASPRPGSGLIAAPAPRPPGDPSPTMLDPLLRHRARILERLFAKFAALKVYDLSRLDVTELRKIIAAYIREYTETEKIYLSDADQGRLMLEILTSLQR